The following coding sequences are from one Rhipicephalus microplus isolate Deutch F79 chromosome 3, USDA_Rmic, whole genome shotgun sequence window:
- the LOC119181540 gene encoding uncharacterized protein LOC119181540 — MAPVYELVGSIASHMATRVENAFDSDATGYQPPVASLPVVRLLQTMTDSQNEADFDCQDDLWQGANPVEPSQLHKAQMPTRTASCANSHPATGAAGNSTPAATVAAETCRTPRGRMAVLEKTLAAENAIRAELQKEEHAMRIQLMQEDHDYKMREREDRRKFENQVRDLELSKLKNELEKQKLEIDILEIEKELKKEQLRRLQCNMPHL, encoded by the exons ATGGCTCCTGTCTACGAATTGGTTGGATCCATAGCTTCCCACATGGCGACAAGGGTGGAAAACGCCTTTGATTCAGATGCCACAGGGTACCAGCCCCCCGTCGCAAGTCTGCCTGTGGTGAGGCTGCTGCAGACTATGACTGATAGTCAAAATGAAGCGGACTTCGATTGCCAAG acgATCTGTGGCAAGGTGCCAACCCTGTAGAGCCGTCACAGCTGCACAAGGCACAGATGCCGACGAGGACAGCAA GTTGTGCAAACAGCCACCCAGCCACCGGAGCTGCTGGAAACAGCACTCCTGCAGCAACTGTTGCTGCTGAAACATGCAGGACACCCAGGGGCCGGATGGCTGTATTGGAAAAAACACTGGCCGCAGAAAATGCGATTCGTGCAGAACTCCAGAAAGAAGAGCACGCAATGCGTATCCAGCTTATGCAAGAGGACCACGATTACAAGATGCGGGAACGGGAAGACAGAAGAAAGTTCGAAAATCAAGTGCGAGATCTTGAGCTTTCAAAGCTCAAAAATGAGCTTGAAAAGCAAAAACTTGAAATCGACATACTGGAGATagaaaaagaattaaagaaagaaCAGCTCCGCAGGCTGCAATGCAACATGCCTCATTTATAA